A window of the Henckelia pumila isolate YLH828 chromosome 3, ASM3356847v2, whole genome shotgun sequence genome harbors these coding sequences:
- the LOC140892482 gene encoding DEK domain-containing chromatin-associated protein 1-like, protein MEKEMSDFHAGLAMILYVFTVVTARFQPLFLTIVFCPEKKQRAKVADRLDKCVKEKLLDFCDVLNIPVFETTVNKEELSVTLLEFLESPNATTYILLAEKD, encoded by the exons ATGGAAAAAGAGATGTCCGATTTCCATGCTGGTCTAGCTATGATTCTTTATGTTTTTACAGTAGTTACAGCTAGGTTCCAGCCCCTATTCTTGACCATAGTATTCTGCCCGGAG AAAAAACAGAGGGCAAAAGTTGCAGATAGGCTTGACAAATGTGTTAAAGAAAAATTGTTGGATTTTTGTGATGTCCTGAATATTCCTGTCTTCGAAACCACTGTAAATAAG GAAGAACTCTCTGTGACGTTATTAGAATTCTTAGAATCTCCTAATGCAACGACATATATCTTACTCGCTGAAAAAGATTAG